From Pungitius pungitius chromosome 9, fPunPun2.1, whole genome shotgun sequence, one genomic window encodes:
- the LOC119217673 gene encoding voltage-dependent T-type calcium channel subunit alpha-1I-like isoform X2: protein MFQPCDHTPFLLQALDDAIFVFFAGEMVMKMVALGVIGHNGYLGDTWNRLDFFIVLVGMLEYSLDGHNVSLSAIRTVRVLRPLRAINRVPSMRILVTLLLDTLPMLGNVLALCFFVFFIFGIVGVQLWAGLLRNRCFMGEDVKARYNISFLRGYYQPDGTDDHPFICSMERENGMLRCTDVPRRRVSGTSCFLDAEEAAPEMGLKVDEAASCVNWYQYYNECRAGEVNPHKGAINFDNIGYAWIAIFQVITLEGWVDIMYYVMDAHSFYNFIYFIFLIIVGSFFMINLCLVVIATQFSETKQREHALMKSELRARQLHQSASTLASDSQPGSCYEEIIRYAAHLGRKAWRRLSRCYSQTRANIHCAGMACACREKNRGAAAAARGGGAGEMNGLAHRHSGHAPNDLSHLHQLYHHHHQHHHQQQHQQQQQQQQHHHHHPQHHHGVRNGDGGSGFNYPFISPLLGPPDAKALDHKRLVAKEAVDRLPQLAAEHGGCTGHPGLPLPGEVQGESSVCPYCIYYNQLNDGERVSERPEDQRRGRGDSPCHCGGPRRADAQPSEPKGAPCKRHWAGLQAKLELIVGSRYFSRGIMIAILINTLSMGIEYHEQPKELTDILEISNMVFTSLFSLEMVLKLMALGLFGYIKNPYNGFDSIIVIISVWELSGDAEGGLSVLRTFRLLRVLKLVRFLPALRRQLVVLMKTMDNVATFCMLLMLFIFIFSILGMHLFGCKFGLLQDSGDTFPDRKNFDSLLWATVTVFQILTQEDWNGVLYNGMASTTPLAALYFVALMTFGNYVLFNLLVAILVEGFQAEGDANRSETDEEGQSLNFEDEEKLRELYAAELKIQAMMLSPNGLLNPKASMPPHLPPPPLPVITHTAATPIITYSQSRRASGASMDVHGPEQRSPLPSQVPWDCGPESRRSSWTSVGRAPSLHRRSQSGEMESLLSEAHTGSDLSIGEPSLDQPEYLQVPALHSPDCNGTTFHLPDDGPLASLYHSDQEDDEIEESLCKKVKKILEPYEPQWCLEHEEWSLYLFAPHNRLRLWCQRVIGHKMFDHVILLFIFLNCITIALERPDIPSNSMERVFLSLSNYIFTVIFVGEMMIKVVAMGLYFGNGVYLQSSWNILDGVLVFVSMVDILVSIASAGGNRILGILRVLRLLRTLRPLRVISRAPGLKLVVETLITSLRPIGNIVLICCAFFIVFGILGVQLFKGKFFYCDGLDVSKIMNKTQCLGAGYRWVRRKYNFDNLGQALMSLFVLSCKDGWVSIMYDGLDAVAVDRQPIRNNNPWMLLFFISFLLIVSFFVLNMFVGVVVENFHKCRQQQEEEEARMREEKRQKRTEKRRRRAQEKPYYADYSPLRRSIHTVCTSHYLDLFITIIIFTNLLTMSMEHYNQPRYFEEILKYCNYVFTVVFVIEAILKLIAFGLRRFFKERWNQLDLAIVLLSIMGIALEEIDLNASLPINPTIIRIMRVLRITRVLKLLKMATGMRALLDTVMQALPQVGNLGLLFMLLFFIYAALGVELFGKLECSDENPCEGLSRHATFDNFGMAFLTLFRVSTGDNWNGIMKDTLRECRPQERHCLTYLPLISPIYFVTFVLTAQFVLVNVVVAVLMKHLEESNKEALLDELEEKKEREEMREREEMRKWEETNRRLSAASLGGDPASCVGAPAQVEDEDCSHGNLLSIGRMLSLPSDSYVQPLRCSPYPPVCHEAYAGYSYSGSVSSLGSSGGGSLLQVPGALPAISHASLGTGRSSRPKIFLSPSQSIDRHPSHDAAAASPGHGTNRHRLSSAHSIDEYRCGPAHRMNRHRLSSTRSMDGYRLHADHGADGPGVERHSSLRLSSAQSAGGRPSQWLGPEGALDRNMLSPSYVPEGSALRRPASFHTASRPLRRQEAVRCDSLDQSGSADDLADFRPAGAAASPAPARQRSSSVHTLKYAQPQRVISCRSHGGSQGEAAGPERAPQPQADAEPRPAASGPQRLSSLKVPSGEKVPSDPGAKSDAAADEEVSCINSSGEALGGNRKRRSSPPPGEEPVTMATPRTDSSVELRRRTLSFDATSSPPNQSEETPADE, encoded by the exons ATGTTCCAGCCCTGTGACCACACACCTTTCCTGCTGCAG GCTCTGGATGATGcgatctttgttttctttgccgGGGAAATGGTAATGAAGATGGTGGCTCTTGGGGTCATAGGTCACAACGGTTACCTTGGCGACACATGGAACAGATTGGACTTCTTCATTGTTTTAGTGGG AATGCTGGAGTACTCGCTCGACGGACACAACGTCAGCCTGTCGGCCATCAGGACCGTCCGGGTCCTCCGCCCGCTGCGAGCCATCAACAGAGTCCCCA gtATGCGTATCCTGGTGACCCTCCTCCTAGACACCCTCCCCATGCTGGGCAACGTGCTGGCACTGtgcttcttcgtcttcttcatcTTCGGCATCGTCGGCGTGCAGCTGTGGGCGGGGCTGCTGAGGAACCGCTGTTTCATGGGAGAGGATGTCAAGGC GAGATACAACATCTCGTTCCTGAGAGGCTACTACCAGCCAGATGGCACCGACGACCACCCCTTCATCTGCTCcatggagagagagaacggGATGCTGCGGTGCACCGACGTGCCTCGCCGCCGCGTGAGCGGGACGTCCTGCTTCCTGGACGCCGAGGAGGCCGCTCCGGAGATGGGACTCAAGGTGGACGAAGCGGCGTCGTGTGTGAACTGGTACCAGTATTACAACGAGTGCCGCGCGGGCGAAGTGAACCCGCACAAAGGAGCCATTAACTTTGACAACATTGGATATGCATGGATTGCCATTTTTCAG GTAATCACACTGGAGGGTTGGGTGGACATCATGTACTACGTCATGGATGCACATTCTTTCTACAATTTTATCTACTTCATCTTCCTAATTatt GTGGGCTCCTTCTTCATGATCAACCTGTGCCTGGTCGTCATAGCAACCCagttttctgaaacaaaacagaGGGAGCACGCCTTGATGAAATCCGAGCTGCGCGCCCGGCAGCTCCACCAATCGGCTTCCACGCTGGCCAGCGACAGCCAACCGGGGAGCTGCTACGAGGAGATCATCCGCTACGCGGCGCACTTGGGCCGCAAGGCGTGGCGCCGGCTGTCCCGCTGCTACTCCCAGACGCGCGCCAACATCCACTGCGCGGGCATGGCGTGCGCGTGCAGGGAGAAAAACcgaggagccgccgccgccgccagagggggcggagccggAGAGATGAACGGACTGGCGCACCGGCACTCGGGGCACGCTCCCAACGACCTTTCGCACCTCCATCAGCTctatcatcaccatcaccagcatcatcatcagcagcagcatcagcagcagcagcagcagcagcagcatcatcatcatcacccccAGCATCACCACGGGGTCAGAAACGGAGATGGAGGGAGCGGTTTTAATTACCCGTTCATATCGCCCCTCCTCGGCCCCCCGGACGCAAAGGCCCTGGACCACAAGAGGCTCGTGGCCAAGGAGGCCGTCGACAGGCTGCCGCAGCTGGCGGCGGAGCACG GCGGGTGCACCGGGCACCCCGGGTTGCCACTGCCAGGCGAGGTCCAGGGAGAGTCCTCGGTTTGCCCGTACTGCATTTACTACAACCAGCTCAACGACGGCGAGCGCGTCAGCGAGCGGCCCGAGGACCAGCGCCGCGGCCGCGGCGACAGCCCGTGTCACTGTGGCGGCCCCCGCCGCGCCGACGCGCAGCCGTCTGAGCCAAAGGGAGCGCCGTGCAAGCGCCACTGGGCGGGACTCCAGGCTAAACTGGAACTCATCGTCGGCAGCAGATACTTCAGCAGGGGAATCATGATTGCCATCCTTATCAACACGCTGTCAATGGGCATAGAGTACCACGAACAG cCGAAGGAGCTGACGGATATTTTGGAGATCAGCAACATGGTGTTCACCAGTCTGTTCAGCCTCGAGATGGTGCTGAAGCTCATGGCTCTCGGGCTCTTCGGCTACATCAAGAACCCTTACAACGGCTTCGACagcatcatcgtcatcatcag CGTGTGGGAGCTCTCGGGCGACGCGGAGGGGGGGCTGTCGGTGCTCCGGACCTTCCGGCTGCTGAGGGTCCTGAAGCTGGTCCGCTTCCTTCCCGCCCTGCGGAGGCAGCTGGTGGTGCTGATGAAGACCATGGACAACGTGGCCACGTTCTGCATGTTGCTCATGCTctttatattcatattcag TATCTTGGGGATGCATCTGTTCGGTTGTAAATTCGGTTTGCTGCAAGACAGCGGAGACACTTTCCCTGACAGGAAGAACTTTGACTCTCTGCTGTGGGCGACTGTCACAGTGTTTCAG ATCCTCACCCAGGAGGACTGGAACGGGGTGCTGTACAACGGGATGGCCTCCACCACGCCGCTGGCTGCCCTCTACTTTGTAGCCCTCATGACCTTCGGCAACTACGTCCTCTTCAACTTGCTCGTGGCCATTTTGGTTGAGGGCTTCCAGGCCGAA ggAGACGCCAACAGATCTGAGACGGACGAAGAGGGACAGTCGCTCAATTTCGAGGACGAGGAGAAGTTGAGGGAGCTCTACGCTGCAG agcTCAAGATCCAGGCCATGATGCTGAGCCCCAACGGCCTCCTGAACCCGAAGGCCTCcatgcccccccacctcccccccccccctctgccggTCATCACGCACACCGCAGCCACGCCCATCATCACCTACAGCCAGTCGCGGCGGGCCAGCGGCGCTTCCATGGACGTGCACGGCCCGGAGCAGAGGTCGCCG CTGCCGTCACAGGTGCCGTGGGACTGCGGCCCGGAGAGCCGTCGCTCCAGCTGGACCAGCGTCGGCCGAGCCCCGAGCCTCCACCGGAGGAGCCAGTCGGGGGAGATGGAGTCCCTGCTGTCCGAGGCGCACACCGGCTCCGACCTCAGCATCGGGGAGCCGTCGCTGGACCAGCCGGAGTACCTGCAGGTGCCCGCGCTCCACTCGCCCGACTGCAACGGCACCACCTTTCACCTGCCGGACGACGGGCCCCTGGCCTCGCTGTACCACAGCGATCAGGAGGACGACGAGATTGAGGAG AGTTTATGCAAGAAGGTGAAGAAGATTCTGGAGCCGTATGAGCCTCAGTGGTGCCTGGAGCACGAGGAGTGGTCTCTCTACTTGTTCGCTCCACACAACCG gctcaGGTTGTGGTGCCAGAGGGTCATAGGTCACAAGATGTTTGATCacgtcatcctcctcttcatcttcctgaACTGCATCACCATCGCACTCGAGAGACCCGACATACCGTCCAACAGCATG gagcGGGTCTTCCTGAGTCTGTCCAATTACATCTTCACGGTGATCTTCGTGGGTGAAATGATGATCAAG GTGGTGGCCATGGGCCTGTACTTTGGAAACGGCGTGTACCTGCAGAGCAGCTGGAATATCTTAGACGGAGTGCTGGTCTTTGTGTCCATGGTGGACATCCTGGTCTCCATAGCGTCTGCAGGGGGGAACCGAATCCTGGGCATCCTGCGCGTGCTGCGCCTGCTCCGCACACTGCGACCTCTCAG ggttATAAGCCGGGCTCCTGGTCTAAAACTGGTGGTGGAGACTCTGATCACGTCTCTCAGACCCATCGGAAATATCGTCCTCATCTGCTGTGCTTTTTTCATCGTGTTTGGAATTCTGGGCGTCCAG CTGTTCAAAGGGAAGTTCTTCTATTGTGACGGGCTCGATGTGAGCAAAATCATGAATAAGACCCAGTGTCTGGGGGCGGGATACCGATGGGTTCGACGAAAATACAACTTTGACAACCTGGGACAG GCACTGATGTCTCTGTTTGTGCTGTCGTGTAAGGACGGCTGGGTCAGCATCATGTACGATGGCCTGGACGCGGTCGCAGTGGACCGGCAg ccaaTAAGAAACAACAACCCCTGGATGCTGCTGTTTttcatctctttcctcctcATCGTCAGCTTCTTTGTGCTCAACATGTTTGTGGGCGTGGTGGTGGAAAACTTTCACAAGTGtcgccagcagcaggaggaggaggaggcgcggatgagggaggagaaacGGCAGAAGCggacagagaagaggaggagaa GGGCCCAGGAGAAGCCGTACTACGCTGACTACTCCCCACTGCGCCGATCCATCCACACCGTGTGCACCAGCCACTACCTGGACctcttcatcaccatcatcatcttcacAAACCTCCTCACCATGAGCATGGAGCACTACAATCAGCCTCGG TACTTCGAGGAGATTCTGAAGTACTGCAATTACGTCTTCACAGTGGTTTTTGTCATCGAGGCAATTCTCAAACTCATCGCTTTTGGCCTGCGCCGCTTTTTCAAAGAGAG gtggaACCAGTTGGACCTCGCCATTGTGTTGTTGTCCATCATGGGAATCGCCCTGGAAGAGATAGACCTGAATGCTTCCCTCCCCATCAACCCAACCATCATCCGCATCATGAGAGTCCTCCGGATAACGAGag tgttgaagctgttgaagATGGCGACAGGAATGAGAGCCCTGTTGGACACGGTGATGCAAGCCCTGCCTCAG GTGGGGAATCTGGGTCTGCTCTTCATGTTGCTGTTCTTCATCTATGCAGCTCTGGGAGTTGAGCTCTTTGGAAAActgg AGTGTTCGGACGAGAACCCATGCGAGGGTCTTAGTCGCCACGCTACCTTTGACAACTTCGGAATGGCTTTCCTCACCCTCTTCAGGGTGTCCACAGGGGACAACTGGAATGGGATTATGAAG GACACGTTGCGAGAGTGTCGCCCGCAGGAACGCCACTGCCTCACCTACCTGCCCCTGATCTCCCCCATTTACTTCGTCACCTTCGTCCTGACGGCTCAGTTCGTGCTGGTCAACGTGGTCGTAGCCGTCCTCATGAagcacctggaggagagcaaCAAGGAGGCGCTGCTCgatgagctggaggagaaaaaagagcgGGAAGAGATGAGGGAGCGGGAAGAGATGAGGAAGTGGGAGGAGACCAACCGGCGCCTGAGCGCCGCGTCTCTGGGCGGAGACCCGGCGTCGTGCGTGGGcgcacctgctcag gtggaggacgAGGATTGTTCCCATGGCAACCTGCTGAGCATAGGACGCATGCTGTCTCTCCCCAGCGACAGCTACGTCCAGCCACTCAGATGCTCCCCTTATCCTCCCGTGTGCCACGAGGCGTACGCCGGCTACAGCTACTCAG GCTCCGTGTCCTCTCTGGGCTCCAGCGGAGGCGGCTCGCTGCTGCAGGTCCCGGGGGCCCTGCCGGCCATCAGCCACGCGTCGCTGGGGACCGGACGCAGCTCCAGGCCCAAGATCTTCCTCAGCCCATCCCAGAGCATCGACAGGCACCCCTCgcacgacgccgccgccgccagcccGGGCCACGGGACGAACAGACACCGGCTCAGCTCGGCCCACAGCATCGACGAGTACAGGTGTGGCCCGGCCCACCGGATGAACCGGCACAGACTCAGCTCCACTCGCAGCATGGACGGGTACAGGCTCCACGCGGACCACGGCGCCGACGGACCCGGCGTAGAAAGGCACTCCTCGCTTCGACTGAGCTCCGCCCAGAGCGCCGGCGGGCGTCCTTCTCAGTGGCTCGGCCCCGAAGGCGCCCTGGACAGAAACATGCTGAGTCCCTCGTACGTCCCGGAGGGTTCGGCCCTGAGGAGGCCGGCGTCCTTCCACACCGCCAGCAGGCCGCTACGGAGACAG GAGGCCGTGCGCTGCGACTCTCTGGACCAGAGCGGTTCGGCCGACGACCTGGCGGACTTCCGACCCGCCGGCGCCGCCGCGTCCCCAGCGCCGGCCCGCCAGCGATCGTCGAGCGTCCACACGCTGAAGTACGCGCAACCCCAGAGGGTCATCTCCTGCAGGAGCCACGGCGGCAGCCAAGGCGAGGCCGCCGGGCCGGAACGCGCCCCGCAGCCGCAGGCGGACGCCGAGCCGAGGCCCGCGGCCAGCGGCCCGCAGAGGCTGTCCAGCCTGAAGGTCCCCAGCGGCGAAAAGGTCCCGTCGGACCCGGGCGCCAAGTCGGACGCCGCCGCCGACGAGGAGGTCAGTTGCATTAACAGTTCCGGCGAGGCATTGGGCGGCAACAGGAAGCGGAGGTCGAGCCCGCCGCCGGGGGAGGAGCCGGTAACTATGGCTACGCCACGGACGGACAGCAGCGTCGAGCTGAGGAGGCGGACGCTGTCCTTCGACGCCACGTCCAGCCCCCCGAACCAGTCGGAGGAGACTCCCGCGGACGAGTAG